A single region of the Marinobacter nanhaiticus D15-8W genome encodes:
- a CDS encoding malonate--CoA ligase, giving the protein MTDNLFETFAQRMGAQADKDFIVTPDGRRYSYTDALALSARLAGALKDLDVKPGDRVAVQVDKSPEAIILYLACLRMGGVYLPLNTGYTTAEVGYFLGDAEPALFVCRPAAFAEARSIADETNCPNVETLGTGGDGSLMDLARVAHPFESVEARDKDDLAAILYTSGTTGRSKGAMLTHGNLGSNAQSLTEAWRFTADDRLIHALPIFHTHGLFVACNVVLMSGASLYFLPKFDLDAVIEAMPEGTSMMGVPTFYTRLLQDDRLNKDLTLNMRLFTSGSAPLTADTHKAFEERTGHAILERYGMTETNMNTSNPYDGARIAGTVGKPLPGVEIRITDAETHEPVADGDIGMLEVRGPNVFKGYWRMPEKTKEELLDDGFFVTGDLAQLDENGYVQIVGRDKDLVISGGFNVYPKEVEQVIDEMDAVDESAVIGVPHPDFGEGVTAVVVLKSGAKTTEAEVLAALKDRLAKYKQPKRVFFVDSLPRNTMGKVQKNQLRETYKTIYDNA; this is encoded by the coding sequence ATGACTGACAACCTGTTTGAAACCTTTGCCCAACGCATGGGCGCCCAGGCGGACAAGGACTTTATCGTGACCCCGGACGGGCGCCGCTACAGCTACACCGACGCCCTCGCGCTGAGTGCCCGGCTCGCTGGCGCCCTCAAAGACCTGGACGTCAAACCCGGCGACCGCGTGGCGGTGCAGGTGGACAAGAGCCCGGAGGCAATCATCCTCTACCTAGCTTGCCTGCGTATGGGTGGCGTCTACCTGCCGCTGAATACTGGCTACACCACCGCCGAGGTGGGGTATTTCCTGGGGGATGCCGAACCGGCGCTGTTCGTCTGTCGCCCTGCCGCCTTCGCTGAAGCGCGCTCCATCGCCGACGAAACGAATTGCCCCAATGTGGAAACCCTCGGCACCGGCGGCGATGGCAGCCTGATGGACCTGGCGCGGGTGGCTCATCCCTTCGAATCCGTGGAAGCGCGGGACAAAGACGACCTGGCGGCGATCCTCTATACCTCCGGCACGACGGGTCGCTCCAAGGGCGCGATGCTGACCCACGGCAACCTGGGGTCCAACGCCCAGTCGCTGACCGAGGCCTGGCGTTTTACCGCCGACGACCGGCTGATCCACGCGCTCCCGATTTTCCATACCCACGGCCTGTTCGTGGCGTGCAATGTGGTGCTGATGTCTGGTGCCAGTCTCTATTTCCTGCCGAAGTTCGACCTCGACGCAGTTATCGAGGCGATGCCTGAGGGCACGTCCATGATGGGCGTGCCCACTTTTTACACCCGGCTGTTGCAGGACGACCGGCTCAACAAGGACCTGACCCTTAACATGCGCCTGTTCACCTCAGGTTCGGCGCCCCTGACCGCGGACACCCACAAGGCCTTCGAGGAGCGTACCGGCCACGCCATCCTCGAACGCTATGGCATGACCGAAACCAACATGAACACTTCCAACCCCTATGACGGTGCCCGCATTGCCGGCACGGTCGGCAAGCCGCTGCCTGGCGTGGAGATCCGTATCACCGATGCCGAAACCCACGAGCCGGTCGCGGATGGCGATATCGGCATGCTGGAAGTCCGCGGGCCCAACGTGTTCAAGGGTTACTGGCGTATGCCGGAGAAGACAAAGGAAGAGTTGCTCGACGACGGCTTCTTCGTCACCGGTGACCTGGCGCAGCTGGACGAGAACGGCTACGTACAGATCGTCGGCCGTGACAAGGACCTGGTGATCTCCGGCGGCTTCAACGTTTACCCCAAGGAAGTGGAACAGGTGATCGACGAGATGGATGCGGTGGACGAGTCCGCGGTGATTGGCGTGCCGCATCCGGACTTCGGCGAAGGTGTAACGGCTGTGGTGGTGCTCAAGTCCGGCGCCAAAACCACCGAAGCTGAAGTGCTGGCTGCCCTGAAAGACCGTCTGGCCAAGTACAAGCAGCCCAAGCGGGTCTTCTTCGTCGACAGCTTGCCGCGCAACACCATGGGCAAGGTGCAGAAGAACCAGCTGCGGGAAACTTACAAAACGATCTACGACAACGCCTGA
- a CDS encoding malonyl-CoA decarboxylase: MNMSFLQELFSNITQREALLRRRTGNGLTVDHSHLLEACRALLESDGEASSITHASHALEIYSRLDDNSKTRFFERLGKDFSADPREIDLAYAAYRKDRENTALQRLFDACEPRRQELLRRLNLTAGGTYELVRMREDLLRLMRDHKDFAAINADFTHLFASWFNRGFLVVKRIDWNTPAAILERIIRYEAVHKIRDWGDLRRRLDNRDRRCYAFFHPAIGDEPLIFVEVALTRGLPDQIQPILDTESYDIEDPEAADTAAFFGISNCQVGLRGISFGNFLIKQVVQELKQELPNLKNFVTLSPMPGFRKWLESTYLDEQVALDPEALATLKQLENPDWLQDPELSERLNAVIRPLAARYLLKEKNRDGQPLNPVARFHLGNGAELHRINWQGDISAQGLQQSTGLMINYLYVLDNIERNHEQYITDHTIVCSSSVRDLSRRGRKLFKGETGK, translated from the coding sequence ATGAACATGAGTTTTCTGCAGGAGCTGTTCAGCAACATCACCCAGCGTGAGGCCTTACTCAGGCGACGCACGGGTAACGGGCTAACCGTGGATCACAGCCACCTGCTTGAGGCCTGCCGGGCCTTGCTGGAGAGTGATGGTGAGGCCTCCAGCATCACCCACGCCAGTCATGCGCTGGAAATCTACTCCCGGCTGGACGATAACAGCAAGACACGTTTCTTCGAGCGGCTGGGCAAGGATTTCTCCGCCGACCCGCGGGAGATTGACCTCGCCTATGCCGCCTACCGCAAGGATCGGGAGAACACCGCCCTTCAGCGGCTGTTCGATGCCTGCGAGCCGCGCAGGCAGGAACTGCTGCGCCGGCTCAACCTTACCGCTGGCGGTACCTACGAACTGGTGCGGATGCGTGAGGACTTGTTGCGCCTGATGCGGGATCATAAGGATTTCGCCGCCATCAACGCGGACTTTACCCACCTCTTCGCATCCTGGTTCAACCGGGGTTTCCTGGTGGTCAAACGGATCGACTGGAATACCCCCGCCGCGATCCTGGAACGGATCATCCGTTATGAGGCGGTGCACAAGATCCGGGACTGGGGCGACCTACGCCGCCGGTTGGATAACCGTGACCGCCGCTGCTACGCCTTCTTCCATCCGGCTATCGGCGACGAGCCGCTGATTTTCGTGGAAGTGGCGCTGACCCGAGGTTTGCCGGACCAGATCCAGCCCATCCTGGACACCGAGAGCTACGATATCGAGGATCCTGAAGCGGCGGATACCGCGGCCTTCTTTGGCATCAGTAACTGCCAGGTCGGGTTGCGCGGGATTTCCTTCGGCAACTTCCTGATCAAGCAGGTAGTCCAGGAGCTCAAGCAGGAACTGCCCAACCTCAAGAACTTCGTCACCCTCTCGCCCATGCCCGGCTTCCGAAAGTGGCTCGAGTCGACCTATCTGGACGAACAGGTGGCCCTGGACCCGGAAGCATTGGCCACGCTCAAACAGCTGGAGAATCCGGACTGGCTACAGGACCCTGAGCTGTCCGAACGCCTTAACGCCGTGATTCGGCCGCTGGCCGCGCGCTACCTGCTGAAAGAGAAGAACCGTGACGGCCAGCCACTCAATCCCGTGGCCCGATTCCATCTGGGTAATGGGGCGGAACTGCATCGCATCAACTGGCAGGGGGATATCTCGGCGCAGGGCCTGCAGCAGTCCACCGGGCTGATGATCAACTACCTGTATGTACTCGATAACATCGAACGCAACCACGAGCAGTACATCACCGATCACACCATCGTCTGTTCCTCCAGCGTCCGTGATCTCAGCCGGCGAGGCCGCAAACTGTTCAAGGGAGAAACCGGAAAATGA